A window from Shewanella livingstonensis encodes these proteins:
- a CDS encoding YchE family NAAT transporter, with translation MLYIKFFLGLLAIINPVGLLPVFVSLTSHQTEVERRHTNRVANFAVVVILLVTMIAGQHILSMFSISLSAFRIAGGSLICIIAMSMLQGKISEVKRNQEEDRESSGMESVAVVPLALPLMAGPGAISSVIVFAAEHNKMVNFVGMFLTIVTLGIVSWALFRMAPVLFKLLGKTGINVITRLMGLLMLSLGIEVIAAGVKGLFPTLIG, from the coding sequence ATGCTTTATATCAAGTTCTTTCTAGGACTGTTAGCCATCATTAACCCAGTAGGGTTATTACCTGTATTTGTGAGCTTAACCAGCCATCAAACTGAAGTTGAGCGCCGACATACTAACCGGGTCGCTAACTTTGCCGTTGTGGTGATTTTGTTAGTCACTATGATAGCCGGTCAGCATATTCTGAGTATGTTCAGCATTTCATTGTCTGCATTTCGTATTGCCGGTGGTAGTTTGATTTGTATTATTGCGATGTCGATGCTGCAAGGTAAGATCAGTGAAGTAAAACGAAACCAAGAAGAAGACCGTGAATCTTCAGGTATGGAGTCCGTTGCTGTTGTGCCATTAGCATTACCTTTAATGGCAGGGCCGGGTGCGATTAGTTCGGTGATTGTATTTGCCGCAGAGCATAACAAAATGGTCAACTTTGTTGGTATGTTCTTAACTATCGTCACTTTAGGCATTGTTAGCTGGGCATTGTTCCGTATGGCGCCAGTGTTGTTTAAATTACTTGGTAAAACGGGTATTAACGTTATTACCCGTTTAATGGGGCTATTAATGTTGTCTTTAGGTATTGAAGTCATTGCGGCTGGTGTTAAAGGGCTTTTCCCAACCTTAATAGGTTAG
- a CDS encoding fumarate hydratase, whose product MSSNTPTSTSTHPVVIKQADFIESIADSLQYISYYHPKDFVDAMFNAYQREQSAAAKDAIAQILINSRMSAEGKRPLCQDTGIVTTFVKIGMSVQWDKTDMTVQEMVDEGVRRAYTNPDNPLRASIVSDPAGARKNTKDNTPSVVHIDMVAGNQVEVMIAAKGGGSENKSKMAMLNPSDDIAAWVEKTLPTMGAGWCPPGMLGIGIGGTAEKAAVLAKESLMESIDIHELMERGAVTTEEKLRLDIFERANNLGIGAQGLGGLTTVLDVKIKSVPTHAASKPVVMIPNCAATRHVHFHLDGTGPVDLVPPSLADWPEITREAGENTHHVNLDTITQAEIETWKSGDTLLLNGKMLTGRDAAHKRIQMLLESGEGLPEGVDFTGKFIYYVGPVDPVGDEVVGPAGPTTATRMDKFTDMMLDQTGLMGMIGKSERGPETVASIKKHKAVYLMAVGGAAYLVSKAIKKSRVVAFEDLGMEAIYEFDVQDMPVTVAVDTNGVNAHETGPAIWKINIANSKATK is encoded by the coding sequence ATGTCGAGTAATACCCCTACAAGTACTTCTACTCATCCTGTTGTGATTAAACAGGCTGATTTTATTGAAAGTATTGCTGATTCACTGCAATACATTTCTTATTATCATCCAAAAGATTTTGTCGATGCGATGTTCAATGCCTACCAGCGTGAACAAAGTGCTGCGGCTAAAGATGCGATTGCGCAAATCTTAATTAACTCGCGCATGTCAGCAGAAGGTAAGCGTCCACTGTGTCAAGACACCGGCATTGTAACTACCTTTGTTAAAATTGGTATGTCTGTTCAATGGGATAAAACCGATATGACCGTTCAAGAAATGGTCGATGAAGGTGTACGTCGAGCTTATACTAATCCTGATAATCCTTTACGTGCATCGATAGTGTCTGATCCTGCCGGCGCGCGTAAAAATACTAAAGACAATACCCCATCTGTTGTGCACATTGACATGGTTGCGGGTAACCAAGTTGAAGTGATGATTGCTGCTAAAGGTGGTGGCTCTGAAAATAAATCAAAAATGGCGATGCTTAACCCGTCTGATGACATTGCTGCTTGGGTTGAAAAAACCTTGCCAACAATGGGCGCAGGTTGGTGTCCGCCGGGCATGTTAGGCATAGGTATTGGCGGCACCGCTGAAAAAGCGGCTGTACTGGCTAAAGAATCATTAATGGAGTCGATTGATATCCATGAGCTAATGGAACGCGGCGCGGTTACCACTGAAGAAAAGCTACGTTTAGACATTTTTGAACGAGCAAACAATTTAGGTATTGGCGCGCAAGGTTTAGGCGGTTTAACGACGGTTCTTGATGTTAAAATTAAGTCTGTACCGACCCATGCAGCCTCAAAACCTGTGGTGATGATCCCTAACTGTGCTGCAACACGTCATGTTCATTTCCATTTAGATGGCACCGGTCCTGTGGATTTAGTCCCGCCATCGTTGGCTGATTGGCCTGAAATTACTCGTGAAGCGGGTGAGAACACCCATCATGTTAATTTAGACACCATTACTCAAGCCGAAATTGAAACCTGGAAGAGCGGCGATACCTTATTACTTAACGGCAAAATGCTTACTGGCCGTGATGCAGCCCATAAACGGATCCAAATGTTACTTGAATCTGGTGAAGGTTTACCCGAGGGCGTCGATTTTACCGGCAAGTTTATTTATTATGTTGGCCCAGTTGATCCTGTTGGTGATGAAGTGGTTGGCCCCGCAGGCCCAACAACGGCAACTCGCATGGATAAGTTTACTGACATGATGTTAGACCAAACTGGTTTAATGGGCATGATTGGTAAGTCTGAACGTGGTCCTGAAACCGTGGCTTCAATTAAAAAGCACAAAGCGGTGTACTTAATGGCCGTTGGCGGCGCTGCGTATCTGGTGTCTAAAGCGATTAAGAAATCACGCGTGGTAGCATTTGAAGACTTGGGTATGGAAGCGATTTACGAGTTTGACGTGCAAGACATGCCGGTAACAGTGGCCGTTGACACCAATGGTGTTAACGCACATGAAACTGGCCCGGCGATTTGGAAAATTAATATCGCTAACAGTAAAGCAACAAAGTAA
- a CDS encoding alpha/beta hydrolase family protein yields MKKSSVLFALVAAGLATSVYAAEPAAFNVQQLVKLNKLHSAAVSNDGNTMVYGVKVVNDKGEANSDLYLLDLSDKNAKPKQLTSAAGTEHDVSFSPDGKSIYFLASRTGTSQLYQLALNGGEAIAVTDLPLDINGYKLSNDGKQVVMTLRVFPECKDLACSKEMFTAEAERKSTGRLYTQLMVRHWDTWEDGARNHLFVASLNGNKVTTATNVTAGRDTETPPKPFSGMEEVTFTADGKFVVYSAKAPSKDQAWTTNYDLWQVPVAGGDTVNLTPDNKAWDSQPTYSGDGRYLAYLAMTKPGYEADRNRIMLRDNVTGQEKEVAPLWDRSPSSLNFSADGRTLYVTAQDLGQVTLFEVNTQFGDIRPIYNQGSNSLVAVANNKLIFQKSSLVEPGDLYSVTLEGEQLTKLTDVNKDKLTNITFGEFEQFNFKGWNDETVHGYWIKPVNYQEGKKYPIAYLVHGGPQGSFGNSFSSRWNAQLWAGAGYGVVMVDFHGSTGYGQEFTDSIGKDWGGKPLEDLKKGMAAVTAQQPWLDANNACALGGSYGGYMMNWFQGKWNDGFKCLVDHAGLFDMRSMYYVTEELWFPEYEFGGPYDQNKELYEKFNPVNYVENWKTPMLVIHGEKDYRVPYGQGLAAYTLMQRKGIPSELLVFPDENHWILNQDNLQLWYKNVLGWMDRWTAK; encoded by the coding sequence ATGAAAAAGTCTTCTGTATTATTTGCATTAGTTGCTGCTGGTTTGGCAACATCAGTTTATGCGGCTGAGCCCGCTGCCTTTAACGTTCAACAACTGGTTAAGTTAAATAAGCTACACTCAGCTGCCGTATCAAATGATGGCAACACCATGGTTTACGGTGTCAAAGTCGTTAATGATAAAGGTGAGGCAAACTCAGATCTTTATCTACTCGACTTGAGTGATAAAAATGCTAAACCAAAACAACTGACCTCTGCAGCAGGAACTGAGCATGATGTTAGTTTTTCACCCGATGGAAAATCAATTTATTTTCTCGCCAGTCGCACCGGAACTAGCCAATTATATCAACTGGCGCTAAATGGCGGTGAAGCAATCGCGGTGACTGATTTACCGCTAGACATTAACGGCTACAAATTATCTAACGACGGCAAACAAGTTGTTATGACGCTGCGAGTTTTCCCAGAGTGTAAAGACTTAGCTTGCTCAAAAGAGATGTTTACCGCAGAAGCTGAGCGCAAAAGCACCGGTCGTTTATACACCCAGCTCATGGTGCGTCACTGGGACACTTGGGAAGACGGCGCTCGTAATCACTTATTTGTAGCCTCGCTTAATGGTAATAAAGTCACTACCGCTACCAATGTTACCGCTGGTCGTGATACTGAAACCCCACCTAAGCCTTTTTCTGGCATGGAAGAGGTTACCTTCACCGCCGATGGCAAATTTGTTGTCTATAGCGCTAAAGCACCCAGTAAAGACCAGGCGTGGACAACCAATTACGATTTATGGCAAGTACCTGTTGCCGGTGGGGATACGGTTAATTTAACCCCCGACAATAAAGCATGGGACTCACAACCAACGTACTCTGGCGACGGTCGCTATCTTGCTTATTTAGCCATGACTAAGCCTGGCTATGAAGCCGACCGTAACCGTATTATGTTGCGTGATAATGTGACAGGCCAAGAAAAAGAAGTCGCGCCATTGTGGGATCGCAGCCCAAGCTCGCTTAATTTCAGTGCTGATGGCCGCACGCTATACGTTACAGCTCAAGATCTTGGTCAAGTGACATTGTTTGAAGTGAACACTCAATTTGGCGATATACGGCCGATTTATAATCAAGGCAGTAACAGCTTGGTTGCCGTGGCCAATAACAAATTGATTTTCCAAAAGTCATCATTAGTTGAACCCGGTGATTTGTACAGTGTAACGCTAGAAGGTGAGCAACTTACTAAACTAACTGACGTCAACAAAGACAAATTGACCAATATTACCTTTGGCGAGTTTGAACAATTCAACTTTAAAGGTTGGAATGATGAAACCGTTCATGGTTACTGGATAAAACCGGTTAACTATCAAGAAGGCAAAAAATATCCGATTGCTTACTTAGTACACGGCGGCCCACAAGGTTCATTTGGTAATAGTTTCAGTAGCCGCTGGAATGCTCAATTATGGGCAGGAGCAGGCTATGGCGTGGTGATGGTTGATTTCCATGGTTCTACCGGATATGGCCAAGAATTTACCGACTCAATTGGTAAGGATTGGGGTGGCAAACCGCTGGAAGATCTTAAAAAGGGCATGGCAGCCGTGACGGCGCAGCAACCTTGGTTAGATGCTAACAATGCATGTGCGCTAGGCGGTTCTTACGGCGGTTACATGATGAACTGGTTCCAGGGTAAATGGAACGATGGTTTCAAGTGCTTAGTTGACCATGCCGGTTTATTTGACATGCGTTCTATGTATTATGTCACTGAAGAATTATGGTTCCCAGAATATGAATTTGGTGGTCCATACGATCAAAATAAAGAGTTATATGAAAAGTTTAACCCAGTCAACTATGTTGAAAACTGGAAAACACCTATGCTCGTTATCCATGGTGAAAAAGACTACCGTGTACCTTATGGTCAAGGCTTAGCTGCATATACTTTAATGCAACGCAAAGGCATTCCATCTGAGCTATTGGTATTCCCAGATGAGAACCACTGGATCTTAAATCAAGATAATTTACAGCTATGGTACAAAAATGTACTGGGTTGGATGGATCGTTGGACCGCTAAATAG